In one window of Gossypium arboreum isolate Shixiya-1 chromosome 4, ASM2569848v2, whole genome shotgun sequence DNA:
- the LOC108459297 gene encoding uncharacterized protein LOC108459297, with protein MAANNTLSLRLVFEKDKLNGLNFLDWLCDLRIVLKQEQKLYVIEQQLPIKPSGNALGADRDAHKNRLDDMVDVGCLMLATMNPELQKQHEDMVAYDMIKHLKELYQGQARLSKLGFPLGQELATDVILQSFPDSYN; from the exons ATGGCTGCAAACAATACACTCTCATTGCGATTAGTCTTTGAGAAGGACAAATTGAATGGTTTGAACTTTCTTGACTGGTTATGTGACTTGAGGATTGTCCTCAAACAAGAACAaaaattatatgtcattgaaCAACAACTTCCTATTAAACCATCCGGTAATGCCTTGGGAGCTGATAGAGATGCTCACAAGAACCGTCTAGATGACATGGTAGACGTTGGATGTCTTATGCTTGCCACTATGAATCCTGAGCTTCAGAAGCAACATGAGGACATGGTTGCTTATGATATGATCAAGCACCTGAAAGAACTTTATCAAGGGCAAGCACG CCTGTCTAAGCTTGGGTTTCCATTAGGCCAAGAGTTGGCCACTGATGTTATTCTGCAATCGTTTCCGGATAGCTACAACTAG
- the LOC108460060 gene encoding subtilisin inhibitor-like: protein MAEKQQTEPSDKQPGELTDSAPVLPRTYGTLLGPSTAPKMEWPELVGLTPEEAERKIKEDMPRVQIQVVQANCFVTMDFNHGRVRLYLDPSGKVERPPRIG from the exons ATGGCTGAGAAGCAGCAAACTGAACCCTCTGACAAACAACCTGGTGAATTAACAGACTCAGCGCCGGTTTTACCAA GAACTTATGGGACATTGCTTGGACCAAGCACTGCTCCGAAAATGGAATGGCCTGAGTTAGTAGGCCTTACCCCTGAGGAAGCAGAGAGAAAGATCAAGGAAGACATGCCAAGAGTCCAGATTCAGGTGGTCCAAGCTAATTGCTTTGTTACCATGGATTTCAACCATGGAAGGGTTCGATTATATCTTGACCCTTCAGGAAAAGTTGAAAGGCCTCCAAGAATTGGCTAA
- the LOC108472237 gene encoding L-type lectin-domain containing receptor kinase S.4-like — MAYFLLLFFLFTSAASSQSTEVFFPGFKDLNPSNLTVTGIARIDKHGILCLTNDTSRLQGHAFYNSPFRFKNSSNGQAFSFSTSFAFVIVPEYLKLGGHGLAFTIATSRDLKALPSQYLGILNATDNGNLTNHLVAVEFDTVQDFEFQDINDNHIGIDINSMVSNASAPAAYFTDVSTKQNLTLKSGNPIQVWIDYDSVENVFNVTIAPNSTRPRLPILSYHVDLSPFLQEFMYVGFSASTGLLASSHYVLGWSFKINGQAQALDLSSLRSLPGPLKKHTALTVGVSVSCVILVIIAVSIVIYIIIKIKNADVIEDWELEIGPQRYSYGELKQATNGFSDKNLLGQGGFGRVYKGTLRNSKTEVAVKRVSHESKQGLREFVSEIASIGRLRHRNLVQLLGWCRRRGDLLLVYDFMANGSLDQFLFDEPKIILNWEQRFRIIKGVASGLIYLHEGYEQIVIHRDVKASNVLLDNELNGRLGDFGLARLYEHGSNPGTTRVVGTLGYLAPELPKTGKATTCSDVFAFGALLLEVACGRRPIEPKALPEELVLVDWVWEKFIQGRLLDVADIRLNGKYDEGEMSMVLKLGLMCSNDMPVARPTMRHVVRYLDGEAELPESLRPPASFDGNKGYAEGFDAFVNSFASSSFDKMSSNSFMETGNVATSFASLSTSPLSLLRETR; from the coding sequence ATGGCTTATTTCCTCCTACTTTTCTTTCTCTTTACCTCAGCTGCTTCTTCACAGTCCACCGAGGTGTTCTTCCCTGGATTCAAAGACTTAAACCCCAGCAACTTAACAGTAACAGGGATTGCACGGATTGATAAACATGGCATTCTCTGCTTAACAAATGACACCAGTCGTCTACAGGGTCATGCTTTTTACAACTCTCCATTTAGATTCAAGAACTCCAGCAATGGGCAAGCTTTTTCCTTTTCCACCTCTTTTGCTTTCGTTATAGTTCCTGAGTATTTAAAGCTAGGTGGGCATGGCCTTGCTTTCACAATCGCCACTTCTAGAGATCTGAAAGCACTTCCAAGTCAGTATCTAGGAATCCTTAACGCAACTGATAATGGGAACCTCACAAACCATCTGGTTGCAGTAGAGTTCGACACGGTGCAGGATTTTGAGTTCCAGGACATCAATGACAACCATATTGGCATCGACATCAACAGCATGGTGTCAAATGCTTCGGCTCCTGCCGCTTACTTCACCGATGTTTCCACGAAGCAAAATCTTACTCTCAAAAGTGGAAACCCTATCCAAGTTTGGATCGATTATGATTCAGTTGAAAACGTCTTCAATGTAACCATCGCACCGAATTCGACAAGACCCAGATTGCCGATCTTGTCGTATCATGTAGATCTTTCACCGTTTCTTCAAGAGTTTATGTACGTTGGTTTCTCAGCTTCAACAGGGTTACTTGCTAGCTCGCATTATGTTTTAGGTTGGAGCTTTAAAATCAATGGACAAGCTCAGGCTCTCGATCTATCTTCTCTGCGTTCGCTCCCCGGACCACTAAAAAAGCATACAGCTTTAACAGTTGGTGTCTCTGTTTCCTGTGTCATTCTTGTCATAATTGCTGTCTCCATTgtcatttatatcattatcaaaatTAAAAACGCTGATGTGATTGAAGATTGGGAGCTGGAGATTGGACCACAAAGATATTCTTATGGAGAACTCAAGCAAGCAACCAATGGTTTCAGTGACAAAAACTTACTTGGTCAAGGTGGATTTGGCAGAGTTTACAAAGGAACGCTTCGAAATTCAAAGACTGAAGTTGCTGTGAAGCGAGTTTCTCATGAATCGAAGCAGGGTTTGCGTGAATTCGTATCAGAAATTGCTAGTATTGGAAGGCTTCGCCACAGGAACTTGGTTCAGTTACTGGGATGGTGCAGGAGAAGAGGTGATCTTCTTCTTGTTTATGATTTCATGGCTAATGGCAGCTTAGATCAGTTTTTGTTTGATGAGCCTAAAATAATCTTGAATTGGGAGCAAAGATTCAGGATTATCAAAGGTGTTGCTTCGGGTCTTATTTATTTACACGAAGGCTATGAACAAATTGTGATTCATAGAGATGTTAAGGCAAGTAACGTGTTATTAGATAATGAATTGAATGGAAGATTAGGAGATTTTGGCCTTGCAAGATTGTACGAACACGGTTCAAATCCGGGGACAACTCGGGTGGTTGGTACATTGGGATATCTAGCACCAGAGCTACCCAAGACAGGAAAGGCCACAACGTGCTCCGATGTTTTTGCTTTTGGTGCATTATTGCTTGAAGTTGCTTGTGGGCGTAGGCCAATTGAGCCGAAGGCCTTGCCTGAGGAATTAGTGTTGGTTGATTGGGTATGGGAGAAGTTCATACAAGGGAGACTCCTTGATGTGGCAGACATTAGGCTGAATGGCAAATATGATGAAGGTGAAATGTCGATGGTGCTTAAATTAGGCCTAATGTGTTCAAATGACATGCCGGTGGCACGGCCTACCATGAGGCATGTAGTGAGGTATCTAGATGGAGAGGCTGAACTGCCGGAAAGTTTGAGGCCGCCGGCATCATTTGACGGCAATAAAGGGTATGCAGAAGGGTTTGATGCTTTTGTGAATTCATTTGCGTCCTCATCTTTTGATAAAATGAGTTCAAATTCATTCATGGAAACTGGTAATGTTGCTACTAGTTTTGCTTCTCTTTCAACCTCTCCACTTTCCCTTCTTAGAGAAACTAGATAG